The following is a genomic window from Nitrospira sp..
TCAGATAGCGTTTGGCGAGATTCCGATCGGTGACCACCCCCACCTTGCCGGTACAGCGAAGCCGCATCAGTTCTTCACCAAGATCATCCAGCAGATTGCGCCGGATGACGACGGCGTAACTCCGCGTCCCGAGTTCGACATGAACGGTCTGTTGCGGCACAGCGATCGGAGGGGCTGTCATAGGGAACGAAGCTGAGGGCCGGTCCTGGCAACCCTCTCCCTCCAGGAGGCATGGGAACGATTCACGGTGCGCATGTGAGAGGACCTCGCCGATGATACCGGCTTACGCCTGAGCGGAGGGTCGGATGGCCATTCACCCTCTGTGCTGAGAGAAGAAACCCGGAAGTGATGCCTTCGAAAAGGGTAAGGAGAAACGTGGGATTCGCCCCCATTGAGATACCGTACCATCGTCAATGGGGGCGATTATTAGCCTGTCCTACGTGGCCTGTCAAGTTGTGGAGCGGACGATCGTCGGCGTCAGGAAGATCAACAATTCCTGTTTGGAGACATTCTCCGTCTTGTTCTTGAACAGCCATCCCAAGACCGGAACACGCGAGAGATAGGGAATCCCCGCGACGTTGTTCGATTGGGAGTCGACGAAGACGCCGCCGATCACCATGGTTTCCCCGTCACGTACCAGCACCTGCGTCGTGGCCTCCCGACGATCGATGCTCGGACCGGCCGGGTTGCTCCGCGCACCGACCGCATTCCTGGTGGCCCGCACTTTCATGAGAATCTGCTTGCCGATCTCTTTCGGATCACGCGACGTGATCTGTGGGGTTACGTTCAACTCCAGATTCGCATCCACGAACGTGGTTTGGGTCCCTTGCAAGGATGTGGTCTGAAAGGGAATGGACTCACCTTGCGCGATCTTGGCATCCCGCTTATCCAAGGTCGTGATCTTGGGCGCTGCAATGACCTTGGTCAATCCGAGCAATTCACCGGCCGACAATCGCACATCCAACATCGCACCGTCGGTTTTTCCGATCGAAAATCCGGCACCGGGCACGGACGGCAATCCGGGGTTGGCCGGCAGATTGATCAGGAAGTCCGATACCTGCGCGCCAAACGATCCCGTCGTCCCCGTCTTGAACGCGGACGTTCCGCTCGCACCGCCCAATTGGTTGACGTTCTGAATACCCCACTGTACACCGAGTGAACGGGTATAGGTCGTATCCGCCTGAACGATTCTCGCTTCGATCTGCACCTGCGGAACCTCGAGGTCCACGCCGTCGAGCAATTGCCTGAAGACTTCCAGTTTGGTTTCCGTATCGCTGATGATGAGGGCATTGCTCGCCTGGCTGATCGTCATGATCCCACGCGGACTCAAATTTTGCCGCAGCGACGTCAGCACTTCCTGGGCGTTGATATTGCGGATATAGAAGACGCGCGTGACGATCGGTTCGGCCTTGGATCGTGAATCCTTAGCGCGGGCCTCTTCATCCTGCTGTTTGGCGATATTCTGCAAGGTATCGACCCACACGATGTTGCCCTGCCTGATCATACCGAGGGCATTCATCTTCAAGAGCATGTCGAGCGCTTGATCCCACGGTACATTCGCCAGCTTCATGGTGACTTTGTTTTTGACCCCCTCGCCCACCACGATGTTGAACCCACTGACTTCCGCGATCAACCGCAACACGTTGCTGATATCGGCCTGCTGAAAGTCGAGTGAGATACGCCGCCCGATAAAACGCGACGGGCCGTTCACCACTTCATTTTCCGGTTTTTTCTCATCTTTCTGAAATGACTCGGTGGTCAGCTGGATCGGCTGAACCTGGAACAGCGCCTTGGGCGACTTGTGGGCGATCAGCATGGGACGAGCCGCAGGGCGTCCCTCTGCCGGCGACAACCCCTTTTCCACCGTTGACTCGGGCGACTGTACGGAAGGGATAGCCACAGCCTCCGCGTCATTCCCTGCGACGATCGGTTTTGGTTCCAGCGTGAGAATCAGACGACCATCGCTCGAATCGATGCCGTGCTCGACCGGCTGAGCCAAATCCAGAACCAAACGAACCTTATCAGGGTGGTACCCGAACCGAACTCTCGTCAGCAGGGGGTGACCGACCGCCAAGTGCGCTGGGTGACCGTCCGAGTGAATGTGCGGCAGATCGAGGACCATCCGACGATCCCCGATCAGCTTCACCGTATGGGCGAACCGACCGTTGCCCGTCAGGACCAATACCATCCGATTCCCTTCCGGTTGAGCTTCGACTTTCGCCAACACCGTCGCCGCAGCGCCGGCTGAGGCCGCATGAGCAGCATCGCCGACCGCGTTCTCAGACGAAATCGCGGCACTTTGTTCGGCTGCCCGGGTGAATCCGGCCAACCCCGTCGTTCCTCCGGACTCGGCGGCCTGCGCATATCCGACAAGCCCCATCAATCCGGCCATTACAGTCACACTCAGCAGCGGGCGAACACCAACCTGTGTCTGTTTCATTCTGTACCCTCTTTCGGGTGCAGGAGCTTGACGTATTCCCGCTCCTGTTTATTCCCGTACACATCCGTAAACCGCTCTTGAACGATGATTCCTCGTTCGGTGATTGAACTGACCACACCATTGTTGGGCCCGATCCTTGTTCCCCGTCGAATGCTGTACCCCTTGCCGTCCGGCGTTTGGACCATGGCCGTGTACCCATAGTTCCCCCAGATCACCCCGATCAGGCTGAGTTCCGTGAGACCCACGCGCTGTAAGGGGGGAAGGCTGGCATCCAACTCGAGTTGTTGGCCTGGTTGGTACATCGGCAGGAAAGGATCTCGGCGTCCAGACGGATCGTACGAAGCGCCGGAAAATTCCGGTGACAACGAATCGCCCGACTGCGACGGCACGACTCCCACGGGCGGAGCCTGCGATTCGACGGCCGGCACCCGCCGTTGTCCATCAGGCAAAGGCTGCACCTTAATGGCATCCGCAGGACGCATGGATGACACTTGTCGCAGATGGGGCCAATACTTCGATTCAGCGGGCGACGTAACGACGCCGATCGTCAGAACCACCGCTCCGATGCTCACAGATCTCACCACCCATCCGCTGTGCCATGCTCGTATCTTCACGGTACATCCCCTCGCGTTGAACATGAGTGTGCCCCGTTCCTCACTTCGGCTTTGCCGTCGGCGCAAGCGCAACAGCCGGCTTTTCCTGCGGAGCCGCGTAGGCCACCAAATCAAACACCGTTTGCGTCACGACTCGTCCTTGATCGACATGCGGTGTACCGATCCGCACGTCTTGAACGGTGACGATACGGGACAACTTGCTGATCCGATCGAAAAAGATCGCGGCCGTATGGTATCCGCCGGCGACTTCCACATTGACGGGCATCCGTATGAACAACTTCGACGGGTCCTCCGCCTGGGCACCGGGCTTCCAGAGCCGAACATCCAACCCTAACCGAAGCCCCAAATCAGACACCTGCTTGAGCAACATGACCGCTTCCTCTTCCGGCGGGAGGCGCTCTTTCTTGGCGGCCAGCTCAATTTCCAGTTGTTTGGCTGCCGCCATGAGTTCGTCCAGATGCTTTACCTTGATCGTGAGGTTCTGAATCTCCGTATCCAGCTGGACCACTTGCCCCTGGACCGTCTCCAGCTCCGCCGTCTTGGGATCGACCACATAAAAATAGAACCCGACCAGAATCGCCGCCACGAGCAATCCCAGCAACGTAACTTTTTGCCCCGTCGGGATACTGCGGAGGCTTTCAAGGTTGATCGCATTCAAACTCATGTTAGCCTTTCATCGACAGGTCAAGTTTGAACTGATACGTATTCAACTTGTTGTCTTGTCCGGCTCGGCTCTCCATCAACTTGATGGTCCCGAACTGATCCGTCCTGCGAAGGTTGTTCACAAACTCGACCACATCGTCGTTCGACATGGCCCGTCCTTCGAGTTCGACGTTGTTGCCTTTGAGATTCATCCGCACCAGCCAGACCTTGAGCGGATTGAGGCTTTGGCTGACGTGGTCCAACACCTTGACCGGGCCGGTTCGACTCTTTTCCAACTGATCGATGATGCGATTTTTGTCCTCTAGCTGTTTTTTCTTCTGCTCAAAATCGTGAACCGCCTTCACCTGTTCCTTGAGCTGCGCGACTTGCTTATCCTTACTCTGCTTCTCATTCTGTTTGGCTTGGATCTCGTCGTCGAGTGAGGACGCATACCACCAACATCCCGCCAGCGTGATCGTCAGCACACCGACGCCGAGGAAGGCTTCGGCGCGCACGTCCCACTGCGGTGTGGCCTTTCTGGCCTTGGGTCCGGTTGCGAGTAAGTTGATTTTTATCATCGGTCCCCCACCGTCCGAAGCGCGAGTCCCACCCCTACCGCCGCCAACGGCCCCATCTCGGCCAGCCGATCGGGATCGACATTGCACACCGACGTGTCGATCTCACTGAAGGGATTCGCGATCTCCACATCCACATGCATTCGATCGTGCAGTTGCTGAGCCAATCCCTTGACCTTGGCTCCTCCGCCGCACAACAACACACGCGTGATGTCGCCGTCCGAAGACGTGGTCTTGAAGTAATCGATCGTGCGCGCGATCTCCGACGCAACCTCGGCGTTGACGCTCTCCATCACCGTCGCAAGCGACTGGTCGTCGTCACGATCGCTCTTTTTCAATTGTTCCGCTTCCTCGAAGGAGACTCCCATTTCGCGCTGCACGGCTTCGGAATATCGATTGCCGCCCAACGGAATATCACGGGTAAAGAGCGACACTCCTCCTCTCACGATGTTCACATTCATGACGCTGGCACCGATGTTCACCAACGTCGTCGTATCTTCTTGCGAGGCAGGATTCGTCACGCCGTACATGTTCTCGATGGCAAAGGCATCGACATCCATCACCACCGGAATCAGGCCGGCCGCTTTCACCAACTCGGTCAGCTCGTTGATTTTGTCCTTCTTTGCCGCAACCAACACGATCGACATCTCGCCCTGCTCCTCCGCATTTTCCGACGGTGGCAACACATGAAAATCGAGATTCACTTCATTGATGTCGAAGGGAATGTATTGCTCCGCCGCGAGTTTCACCTGCCCGTCAAGCTCCTCATCAGGCATCGGCGGCAAACTGATCTTCTTGATGATGACGGCATGACCGGAAATAGAAATGGCGACCTGCTTCAACTTGACGTGGTGTTCGGCCAGCAACTCCTTGATGGCCGACACGACTCGCCCTTCGTCCATCACGGTGCCGTCGACGATGACCTCCGGCTCCAGTTCTTTCACCCCGAACTTCTGCAGCGTATGGCGCCCACGCTGTTCCTTGATCTGAACGAGTTTGATGCTGCTTGACCCGATGTCGAGCCCCAACAGTTGTCGTTGCGATGAGAACATCGAGAAAAAATCCAGATCAGCAAGATGTTTCAGTGAAGCCAGCATGCTCATCCCCTCTCTACGCAACCTCTTTTCGACCCTGCATCACCTGTCTGATCTGTTCGACATTCTCGGCGGTATAGAGACGCCAGTTCCGCCAATCTCGCGGCGGCCCGATAATCAACCCTTCCCGCTCCCAGCGAAATAACGTGGCACGCGAGATATCGAACATCTCACAGACCTCGTTGGTCTTGAACAGTTTCTTTCGGGAACCATCGTTTACTTTCTTCACGCACCGCCTCAAATGCCGCCGTGCATCGCACCATTTGACCACACAAAATTAAGTATAGTTGGTATAGTCCGCCTGTCAAGAAAGCGGACCGGCGGAGGTGAGCGCAGGAGAAACGGCGAAAAGATTCGCGCAGGCTAGGGTTTGTGAAGATCTCGGTGGGTCACGGACACCTCGTACCCGAGGGCCGCGAATCGCTCCCGGAGGCGCAACGCGATCGTCACGGACCGATGGCGTCCCCCGGTGCATCCGATGCCGATGCTGAGGTAACTTCGCTGATCCCGCTCGAACAGCGGGATCAGAAAGGCAAACAATCCCTGCAGCTGTTCCAGAAACTGACCGGCAGCCGGGTCAGCAAATACATATTGCTGGACTCGGGCATCCTCGCCGGTCAAGGCTTTCAAGTCCGGTACAAAGAACGGGTTGCGGATGAACCGCACATCGAAGAGCAGGTCGATATCATACGGAACGCCGAACTTGTACCCGAACGTGACCAGCGAGATGGTCATGCGACGAGCGACGGGATCCTGACGGAATTGCCTGATCAACAGATCGCGCAATTCATGCACGGTAATGTCGGACGTGTCGATGACTCGGTCGGCATGTTTCCGAAGGTCGTTCAGACGCTCCCGTTCAAACCGAACCCCCTCCAGCACCGGCATATGTGGCAACAGCGGGTGAGGACGGCGGCTTTCTGAAAACCGGCGAACCAGGACTTCTTCCCTCGCCTCCAAAAACACGAGCTGGAGAGCATGGCCCTGGGTCTTCAATTCACCCAACACCGTCGCCAAATCGCCGAAAAACACCCGTTCGCGGATGTCGATCCCCAGGGCGACATTCTTAATCTCGCCCCCTTGTTGGTGGCACAGTTCGACGAAGGTCGGAAGGAGGGCCGGCGGGAGATTGTCGACACAGAAATAGCCTGCGTCTTCGAAGGCCTTCAACGCGTGGCTCTTTCCGGATCCGGAAAGACCGCTGATGACGACGAGATTAAGCGCGGCCATGAGAGGCGCGAGCACGGTCGCGCGTAGGGTCGATCAAAGACACCTTTCCATCAGGCAACCGCTGGAGCACCTGGACGTTCCCGGATAGGGCATTCACGAACATAAGCACACCGGTGGAAGTCGCATCAAGCGCTGTTATGGCCTCGTCGACGGTCATCAAGTCGAGCGTCGGACGGACGACTTCCACCTCGCCCTGTTCCCCACTCGCCACCTTGCGCGCCACGGCCCGTATGCGCGGTTGATCGCCGAATTTGTGGTTCGCCCGCCGCTCTTTCAGTTTCCGCACCTGCGCGTCAAGCTTATCGACGACCTGATCGATCGAGGCATACATCTCTTCGGTCGACGTCTTCGCCTGCAGCCGTCGCCCCTGCACGACACCCACGACTTCGGCCACGTGATGGAATTTTTCCAAACTGAGGAGAATTTGCAGCGTCCCCAGCTTCAGGCCATAGCGATCCAGCCGCTCCATGCGTGTTTCGACATAATGTCGCAACGCAGGTGTGACCGCCACATGTCGTCCCGTGATCATCAATCGCATGCCATCCTCGTTTCTCGGGCTCCGAACACCGCTCTGGGTCCGAGCCCGCTGCAACGATTGTTGTTTCACCACAGAGCATGCTCCATGGCGTCAGATTTGGACTACGTTAAAAGAACTTCTTTCGCTGCGTGGCGGAGGGGATGTTGTCCTCCGCACGATACTTGGCCACCGTTCGGCGGGCAATCAACACGTGCTGCGTACGAAGTCGTGCGGCGATTTCCTCGTCTTTCAAGGGCTTGCGCACGTCTTCGTCCGCGACCATTTTCCGAATCATTTCGCGCACCGTAAGCGACGACAGCATATCGGACGGTTGATCCGCTCGCTGGAGTCCCGCGTTGAAGAAAAATTTCAATTCCAGCATACCCTGCGGACAATACATGTACTTGTTGGCCGTCACACGGCTGATGGTCGATTCATGCATGCCGATATCCTCGGCCACTTGTTTCAAGACCAACGGTTTCAAGTACTGGATGCCGCGCTCGAAAAATCCCTCTTGAAACTTCACGATGCTCGACACGACTTTGACGATCGTCTTGTTGCGCTGTTCGATGCTTCGGATTACCCATTGGGCCGCACGCAACTTGTCGTCCAAATAGGCCTTGGTCTCCGCCGAACCGGACTGCCCGGACGACATCAGTTGCTTGTAATAGGGGCTGATGCGCATACGCGGCAACCCGTCGTCGTTGAGCAATACTTCCCACTCACCTTCGTTCTTGACGACGAAAACATCGGGCACGATCACATAATTCTGGGTATTCGAGAAGGGGCGCCCAGGCTTCGGCTCCAACCCCTCGATGACTCGCGTTGCTTGGAACACCTCGTCCATCGAGATATTCATCGCCTTGGCGATCCGACTGTATTGTTTCTTTTCCAGATCCTTCAAGTGATGGAGCACGATCGCTTCCAACACCGACCCCTTCAACATGCCGGGGCGAGCCCCTAACGAACCGATGTGGCTTCGGCCCAAAAATTTGAGTTGCAGGAGAAGACATTCCGGAAGATCTCTCGCCGCCACTCCGGTCGGGTCGAATCCTTGAACGTCTTTCAGGACTGACTCAGCCTCGGCTACGGAATAGGCCGTCCCGGACACCAGTTCCTCCAGGGTCATACGCAGGTATCCGTCATCATCCAGGTTCCCGATGATGAGCCTCCCGATCGCCTTTTCACGGTCCGAAAGGCCCGACAGGGACAGCTGCCAAACGAGGTGGTCTTCCAGTGAGACGGACTTTGCGACGGTTTGTTCATAGGAAGGAAATTCCTCTTTGGACGAGGATCCGTACTCCGTATCCCCGCGGCGCATGTCCGTATCGAAATAATCTTCCCAACTCGAGGCCGAAAACTCTTCCGCGTTCTCTCCGCTCTCGGCCGGCTTGTCATCGCCTTCGTTGCCGGTGTCGCCGGACGTCGTAGGCGGATTCTCCGGTTGTTCACGGTCGGCCGTCCCCGTTTCCTCGTTCTCTTCGGCTTCGGTCACCGACTCGTCCAGCAACGGATTTTCCATCAGATGTTGTTGCAGACTTTGCTGGAGTTCCAATCGCGACAGTTGCAACAGTTTGATCGCCTGTTGCAACTGCGGCGTCATAATGAGTTTTTGGCTGAGCTTGATGTCCAGTCGCAGCTTCATCACACCGTCGCTTCCCGCCCGCTAGAGGCGAAAACCTTCTCCCAAATAGACGGCTCGCGCCATTTCACTTTTCTCGATCACTCCAGGCGGGCCCGCTTCCAAGATCGTTCCTTCATTGATGATATACGCCCGATCGGTGATGGACAGCGTCTCCCGCACATTGTGATCCGTAATCAACACTCCGATATGTCGTTGCTTCAGACGGATGATGATCTGCTGAATGTCGGCTACCGCAATAGGGTCGATGCCGGCGAACGGCTCATCGAGCAACATAAACAAGGGACTGGTGGCCAATGCACGGGTAATCTCCAGCCTTCGTCGTTCCCCTCCCGATAACGCGTAAGCCTTGCTCTTGCGAATATGCACCAGATCAAGCTCTTTCAGCAATGCTTCCACACGCTCCGCCCGTTCACTTTTCGAATAGCCCAGCATCTCCAGAATCGCAAGGATATTATGCTCCACCGAGAGACGACGGAATACCGACGATTCCTGCGGCAAGTAGCCGATTCCCCGCCGAGCCCTTTTATACATCGGCAGATCGGTCATGTCATGGCCGCTCAAAGCGATCTGCCCTTCATCCGGTTGGCAGAGCCCCACCATCATGTCGAAGATCGTCGTTTTCCCTGCGCCGTTCGGCCCCAGCAGTCCGACAACCTCACCGGCCCGCACATCGAGCGAAACCCCCTTTACGACCTTACGCCCACGGAAGCTCTTTACCAAACCGGTTGCCGCCAGGCGTTCCACTTCGATTGATGAAGTGGAACGGATTACGAGACGAGCCTGGATTTCCGAAGGCGTTTCAATCACCGCTTGCCACCGCCTTCGCCCTCGATAGTCACCTGAGAGTCTCCTTCCACCACACTCCGATCTTCTTCTAAAAACATGGTGATTCGCTTGCCGGACACTCGTGTCCCCTTTTGCCAAGCAACCGGTTCACCCGTGAGAACGATCTTCTTCTCTTCTTCGTAATACAGAGCCTTTTGGCAGGTGGCGCGCCCATCTTCCTTCTCGATTCTGACTCGGCCGGTAGCCTCGACCATGCGAATGCTGCGGTCGGAAACCGTCGGCGCTGCAGCCCGGCCCGGGGGATCTTTTTTCTTCGCACCGGGAAGCACCTTTGGGTTGGCGGCGTCCGCGGGAACGCTCCCAGCGGCTCCATTACGGCCGGAATGGAACGACACCACCATGTGATCGGAATAGACGACCAGCGGGCCGCGGGTGAGGACCACTGATCCGTCGAAGATCGCCTTATTCTCCTGATTGCTGACAGTCATGGTTCGCGAGGTAATGGTGGTCGTGACGGGATCGTGGCTCGCCTCTTTCGGTACGCTTGCTTCCGCGGAATAGGTCGCAGGTGCCGCCAGCCACATCGCGATATTAAGAAGCAGGAACCACGTCCACACGCACATCCTCCAACACCTGGAATTCTTCTGTGTCCATCTTACCAAGCAATCCCCTTCCGGTGACTTGCAACCCGTGCCCGTTGATCGTGACATGGTCGGCCGTTTGGATTTCATGTCGCGCATCCGTCCATGCGAGATGATTGGTCTGAATCGTGTAGCCGCTTTGAGTCTCCACCACGATCGGCGTGGAGCGGTTGGAAAGCTGGAAGTTTTTGGTCTGTGTATCAAGCGTGCCATCATCTCCCGACAGGGTCAATTCTTTCCCCTGTGCTCCGTAGAGCGTAATCTGAACCCTATTCAAGAGCGCACGGCTCTCCTTCTCGAACAGGCGAGCTTGTTCTGCTTGTACTTTCCATTGCACGATCTCGCCCTTCGTCTGGGTAAAGGTGAAATCTTGAATGCGCGCATCGGCCGCCTCGGCGCCGACAGCGGCAACTGATCGCGACGAAGAGCCCGGGTTGGATCGCGTCACGAGCAAATACCCGAGAAAGGCCGCCAGTACCACACTGAGAGCAAGAAGACCTCGTCGAATCCAACGTTCCCACATGGCAAAAAGCCCATGATTTACAGAGCTTCCACGGTCACAACCGGTGGCATGATAGTAGCATTCCACCTGGACCAAGTAAACCTACCGCCGAACAATCGTCCTATAAACGGATTTGAAACGTATAATGAGGAGGGAGGTGAGGTGTGTCGGCGACCGCGACGATTACGCGTCGTCGCGGTCGCCGATCGTTCAGCTTTCTGCGGAAGCAACGCTTTTGTCTGAGACGTCTTTTTTCTCGGTAGCTTGCGCACCCGACGAAGGCGATACCGCGGCTTTTTCCGGCCTGGCGACCAACTCGATCGCCACCATCTCAGCGGCATCACCGACCCGCCGCCTGGTTCTGATAATGCGCGTGTAGCCTCCCGGCCGATCACGAAAGCGTGATGCGACATCGCTGAAGAGCTTCGAAACGACCGTCTTGCTACGCAAGAAACTGAGTGCGCGACGACGGGCCGGTAGGCTGCCGTCCTTGCCGAGAGAAATCATTCGGTCGGTAAAGCCACGGACTTCCTTCGCCTTGGCTTCCGTCGTTTCGATGCGCTCCTGTTCCAGCAACGAGGTCACCAGGCTCCGAAAGAGAGCCCAGCGATGTTTGGTTTGACGTCCGAGCTGTCGACCCTTCTTTTTGTGGCGCACGGTAGTCCTGTTCCTTTCTTACTCTGAACGCACGCCCGCGTCGCCCGACGGCAAGGCGTCGACTTTCATGCCGAGGCTCAATCCCATTTCGGTCAAGATTTCCTTGATTTCGTTGAGGGATTTCTTCCCGAAATTCTTGGTCTTCAGCATCTCCGCCTCAGTCTTTTGGACCAGATCGGCGATCGTCTTGATATTGGCATTCTTGAGGCAGTTGGCCGCACGAACGGACAATTCCAGTTCATTCACGCTTCGATAGAGATTCTTATTGACCTCATAGGCGAGATCTTCGCCGCCGGTTGAGGGTTTCGCATCGGAACGCTCTTCGGGATTGATGAAGATATCCAAGTGCTCGCGAAGAATGCCTGCCGCGTTGGACAAGGCATCACGCGGGGAAATCGTCCCGTCCGTCCAGATTTCGAGCGTCAGCTTGTCGTAGTCGGTCATGCGACCCACGCGAGCGTTCTCGACATGGAAATTCACCCGCTTGATCGGGGAAAAAATCGAATCTACGGCAATGACGCCGATCGGCAACCCTTCTTCCTTATTTCGCTCAGCGGGGACAAAACCACGGCCATGCTTCACCGTCATCTCCACGTCAAGCGAAGCATCCTTATCCAGTGTGGCGATATGCAGATCCGGCGTGAGAATGGTGACATCGCCGTCATGGATGATATCGGACCCCTTCGCTTCTCCCGGTCCCTTTTTCTTGAGCCGAATGGTCTTGGGCTTGTCTCCCTGCAAAGCCAACCTGAGACTCTTCACATTCAAAATGATGGAGGTCACGTCCTCCGTCACACCCGGAATCGTGGAGAATTCATGTAACACTCCTTCGATCTTGACGGTCGTCACGGCAGCCCCCGTCAAGGAGGATAACAACACGCGGCGCAACGAGTTTCCGACCGTGGTGCCGAATCCTCGCTCGAATGCTTCTGTCGTAAACCTGCCGAATGTCGGGGAAAGAGTGTCCTTATCGACTTCCACCCGCATGGGGATCTGAAAGTCTTTCATCGCTTTAATCATGACTCCCCCTTCATTTGCTCGTGCATTAACTCGTATGGGCCCATCTCTCGTTCAGTCGCGGTCGAGTGAAGCGAATGCTCTCCGATCACGTTCACTTAGCGTGAGTACAATTCCACGACCATTTGCTCGTTCACCGGCAACACGATGTGCTCCTTTGTCGGAAGTGACCGAATCGTCCCTTTGAATGCTCCCCTGTCCAATTCGAGCCATTCCGGGATCCCGCGTCCATCGACCGCCGCAAGCGCGCCCTGAATAGGAAGCATCTCGCGACTCTTCTGCCGCACTTCCACGGAATCACCGGCCTTGACGAGCGCGCCGGGCGCCTTTACTTTGCGACCATTGAGCATCATGTGACCGTGATTCACCAGCTGTCTGGCCTCCTTGCGCGAGGCGCCGAAGCCAAGACGGTAGACCACATTGTCCAATCGGCATTCCAGCAAGCGTAGCAACGTTTCACCCGTCACACCGGTCAACCGTTCCGCCCGTTCAAAAATTCCTCGGAATTGACACTCTTGCAGACCGTAAATCCTCTTCAGCTTCTGCTTCTCACGCAACTGCAAACTATAATCCGATGTCCG
Proteins encoded in this region:
- a CDS encoding Type IV pilus biogenesis protein PilP; its protein translation is MKIRAWHSGWVVRSVSIGAVVLTIGVVTSPAESKYWPHLRQVSSMRPADAIKVQPLPDGQRRVPAVESQAPPVGVVPSQSGDSLSPEFSGASYDPSGRRDPFLPMYQPGQQLELDASLPPLQRVGLTELSLIGVIWGNYGYTAMVQTPDGKGYSIRRGTRIGPNNGVVSSITERGIIVQERFTDVYGNKQEREYVKLLHPKEGTE
- a CDS encoding RNase adapter protein RapZ, which gives rise to MAALNLVVISGLSGSGKSHALKAFEDAGYFCVDNLPPALLPTFVELCHQQGGEIKNVALGIDIRERVFFGDLATVLGELKTQGHALQLVFLEAREEVLVRRFSESRRPHPLLPHMPVLEGVRFERERLNDLRKHADRVIDTSDITVHELRDLLIRQFRQDPVARRMTISLVTFGYKFGVPYDIDLLFDVRFIRNPFFVPDLKALTGEDARVQQYVFADPAAGQFLEQLQGLFAFLIPLFERDQRSYLSIGIGCTGGRHRSVTIALRLRERFAALGYEVSVTHRDLHKP
- a CDS encoding Type IV pilus biogenesis protein PilQ — encoded protein: MKQTQVGVRPLLSVTVMAGLMGLVGYAQAAESGGTTGLAGFTRAAEQSAAISSENAVGDAAHAASAGAAATVLAKVEAQPEGNRMVLVLTGNGRFAHTVKLIGDRRMVLDLPHIHSDGHPAHLAVGHPLLTRVRFGYHPDKVRLVLDLAQPVEHGIDSSDGRLILTLEPKPIVAGNDAEAVAIPSVQSPESTVEKGLSPAEGRPAARPMLIAHKSPKALFQVQPIQLTTESFQKDEKKPENEVVNGPSRFIGRRISLDFQQADISNVLRLIAEVSGFNIVVGEGVKNKVTMKLANVPWDQALDMLLKMNALGMIRQGNIVWVDTLQNIAKQQDEEARAKDSRSKAEPIVTRVFYIRNINAQEVLTSLRQNLSPRGIMTISQASNALIISDTETKLEVFRQLLDGVDLEVPQVQIEARIVQADTTYTRSLGVQWGIQNVNQLGGASGTSAFKTGTTGSFGAQVSDFLINLPANPGLPSVPGAGFSIGKTDGAMLDVRLSAGELLGLTKVIAAPKITTLDKRDAKIAQGESIPFQTTSLQGTQTTFVDANLELNVTPQITSRDPKEIGKQILMKVRATRNAVGARSNPAGPSIDRREATTQVLVRDGETMVIGGVFVDSQSNNVAGIPYLSRVPVLGWLFKNKTENVSKQELLIFLTPTIVRSTT
- a CDS encoding Type IV pilus biogenesis protein PilO translates to MSLNAINLESLRSIPTGQKVTLLGLLVAAILVGFYFYVVDPKTAELETVQGQVVQLDTEIQNLTIKVKHLDELMAAAKQLEIELAAKKERLPPEEEAVMLLKQVSDLGLRLGLDVRLWKPGAQAEDPSKLFIRMPVNVEVAGGYHTAAIFFDRISKLSRIVTVQDVRIGTPHVDQGRVVTQTVFDLVAYAAPQEKPAVALAPTAKPK
- a CDS encoding RNA polymerase sigma-54 factor RpoN, coding for MKLRLDIKLSQKLIMTPQLQQAIKLLQLSRLELQQSLQQHLMENPLLDESVTEAEENEETGTADREQPENPPTTSGDTGNEGDDKPAESGENAEEFSASSWEDYFDTDMRRGDTEYGSSSKEEFPSYEQTVAKSVSLEDHLVWQLSLSGLSDREKAIGRLIIGNLDDDGYLRMTLEELVSGTAYSVAEAESVLKDVQGFDPTGVAARDLPECLLLQLKFLGRSHIGSLGARPGMLKGSVLEAIVLHHLKDLEKKQYSRIAKAMNISMDEVFQATRVIEGLEPKPGRPFSNTQNYVIVPDVFVVKNEGEWEVLLNDDGLPRMRISPYYKQLMSSGQSGSAETKAYLDDKLRAAQWVIRSIEQRNKTIVKVVSSIVKFQEGFFERGIQYLKPLVLKQVAEDIGMHESTISRVTANKYMYCPQGMLELKFFFNAGLQRADQPSDMLSSLTVREMIRKMVADEDVRKPLKDEEIAARLRTQHVLIARRTVAKYRAEDNIPSATQRKKFF
- a CDS encoding Type IV pilus biogenesis protein PilN; translation: MIKINLLATGPKARKATPQWDVRAEAFLGVGVLTITLAGCWWYASSLDDEIQAKQNEKQSKDKQVAQLKEQVKAVHDFEQKKKQLEDKNRIIDQLEKSRTGPVKVLDHVSQSLNPLKVWLVRMNLKGNNVELEGRAMSNDDVVEFVNNLRRTDQFGTIKLMESRAGQDNKLNTYQFKLDLSMKG
- a CDS encoding Type IV pilus biogenesis protein PilM; the encoded protein is MLASLKHLADLDFFSMFSSQRQLLGLDIGSSSIKLVQIKEQRGRHTLQKFGVKELEPEVIVDGTVMDEGRVVSAIKELLAEHHVKLKQVAISISGHAVIIKKISLPPMPDEELDGQVKLAAEQYIPFDINEVNLDFHVLPPSENAEEQGEMSIVLVAAKKDKINELTELVKAAGLIPVVMDVDAFAIENMYGVTNPASQEDTTTLVNIGASVMNVNIVRGGVSLFTRDIPLGGNRYSEAVQREMGVSFEEAEQLKKSDRDDDQSLATVMESVNAEVASEIARTIDYFKTTSSDGDITRVLLCGGGAKVKGLAQQLHDRMHVDVEIANPFSEIDTSVCNVDPDRLAEMGPLAAVGVGLALRTVGDR
- a CDS encoding Ribosome hibernation promoting factor Hpf, which encodes MRLMITGRHVAVTPALRHYVETRMERLDRYGLKLGTLQILLSLEKFHHVAEVVGVVQGRRLQAKTSTEEMYASIDQVVDKLDAQVRKLKERRANHKFGDQPRIRAVARKVASGEQGEVEVVRPTLDLMTVDEAITALDATSTGVLMFVNALSGNVQVLQRLPDGKVSLIDPTRDRARASHGRA